From a single Aythya fuligula isolate bAytFul2 chromosome 16, bAytFul2.pri, whole genome shotgun sequence genomic region:
- the BHLHE23 gene encoding class E basic helix-loop-helix protein 23, producing MAELKSLAGEAYLALAPGYAPSPFTYGGAQSPRGALSGGGGAAFHHPGALGKAAESSGEQSGDEEDAFEAGAKGGEALEREGKLKGAALGKKPKEQRSLRLSINARERRRMHDLNDALDGLRSVIPYAHSPSVRKLSKIATLLLAKNYILMQAQALEEMRRLVAYLNQGQALGAPLPATLSPFGQSAVYPFTGTALPGCPEKCTAFTGAASALCKHCNDKP from the coding sequence ATGGCCGAGCTCAAGTCTCTGGCCGGCGAGGCTTACCTGGCGCTGGCCCCGGGTTACGCCCCGTCGCCTTTCACCTACGGCGGCGCCCAGAGCCCTCGAGGAGCCTTgtcggggggcggcggggcggcttTCCACCACCCCGGGGCGCTGGGCAAGGCGGCGGAGAGTAGCGGCGAGCAGAGCGGCGACGAGGAGGATGCCTTCGAGGCCGGGGCGAAGGGCGGCGAGGCCTTGGAGCGAGAGGGCAAGCTGAAGGGGGCCGCCCTGGGCAAGAAACCCAAGGAGCAGCGCTCGCTGCGCCTCAGCATCAACGCCCGGGAGCGGCGGCGGATGCACGACCTCAACGACGCCTTGGACGGCCTGCGCTCCGTCATCCCCTACGCCCACAGCCCCTCGGTGCGCAAACTGTCCAAAATCgccaccctgctgctggccaagaACTACATCCTCATGCAGGCGCAGGCTCTGGAGGAGATGCGGAGGCTGGTGGCCTACCTGAACCAGGGCCAAGCGCTGGGCGCCCCGCTGCCCGCCACCCTCAGCCCCTTCGGACAGTCGGCCGTCTACCCCTTCACCGGCACGGCCTTGCCCGGCTGCCCCGAGAAATGCACTGCCTTCACGGGAGCCGCCTCCGCCCTCTGCAAACACTGTAACGACAAGCCTTGA